From the Acidobacteriota bacterium genome, one window contains:
- a CDS encoding DUF1028 domain-containing protein, protein MKRSLWFGSPLSPRLICQLVGLALLVSGSVPLAGAQPLAELGPLAHTYSIVARDPATGQLGVAVQSHWFQVGPIVPWAEAGVGAVATQSFVDPGYGPKGLQLMKQGKSARQALNRLLGLDSQQGVRQVAMVDAQGRVAAWTGERCIEEAGHQMGEGYSVQANLMEHGTVWAAMATAYEGSADRPFAERLILALEAAEKEGGDIRGKQSAALLVVAAEASGMVWEDRLVDLRVDDHADPLGELRRLYELHRAYEEMNAGDEEVAAGDIEAALGHYTAAAKLAPDIVELPFWQAVTLYDSGRRKEALPIFRKVFAAEPRWAELIRRLPASGLLPEGPEVMEEILSVAESRVGGAGED, encoded by the coding sequence ATGAAGCGATCGCTCTGGTTCGGCAGCCCCCTTTCTCCCAGGCTGATCTGTCAGCTCGTCGGCCTGGCCCTGCTGGTCAGCGGCAGCGTGCCGCTGGCTGGCGCCCAGCCCCTGGCGGAGCTCGGTCCCCTGGCCCATACCTACTCCATCGTGGCGCGCGATCCCGCCACCGGTCAGCTCGGCGTGGCGGTGCAGAGCCACTGGTTCCAGGTCGGGCCGATCGTTCCCTGGGCCGAGGCCGGGGTCGGCGCAGTGGCGACCCAGAGCTTCGTCGACCCGGGCTATGGTCCCAAGGGCCTCCAGTTGATGAAGCAAGGCAAGAGCGCCCGCCAAGCCCTCAACCGTCTTCTCGGTCTCGACAGCCAGCAGGGCGTGCGCCAGGTGGCGATGGTCGACGCCCAGGGGCGGGTCGCCGCCTGGACCGGCGAGCGCTGCATCGAAGAGGCCGGCCATCAAATGGGCGAAGGCTACTCCGTGCAGGCCAACCTGATGGAGCACGGCACGGTTTGGGCGGCGATGGCCACGGCCTACGAAGGCTCCGCCGACCGGCCCTTCGCCGAGCGCCTGATCCTCGCCCTCGAGGCCGCCGAGAAGGAAGGTGGCGACATTCGCGGCAAGCAGAGCGCTGCCCTCCTGGTGGTTGCCGCCGAAGCCAGCGGAATGGTCTGGGAGGACCGGCTGGTCGACCTGCGGGTCGACGACCACGCCGATCCGCTGGGCGAGCTGCGGCGCCTTTACGAGCTGCACCGCGCCTACGAGGAGATGAATGCCGGCGATGAGGAGGTTGCGGCAGGCGACATCGAAGCCGCCCTCGGCCACTACACCGCCGCCGCCAAGCTCGCCCCGGACATCGTCGAGCTGCCCTTCTGGCAGGCGGTCACCCTCTACGACTCGGGCCGCCGCAAGGAGGCGTTGCCGATCTTCCGCAAGGTCTTCGCCGCCGAGCCACGCTGGGCCGAGCTGATTCGACGCTTGCCCGCCTCGGGCCTCCTTCCGGAGGGCCCGGAGGTGATGGAGGAGATTCTCTCGGTCGCCGAGTCGCGAGTCGGCGGCGCCGGCGAAGACTGA
- the map gene encoding type I methionyl aminopeptidase → MTIESEGQYEGLAAAGRAAADVLATLLEAAQPGVPTRELDRLGELRMRSHGARSAPRLGAGFPAATCISVNSEVAHGVPNHRRLRSGDLVNIDVSVELDGFWADNGASKVIGRSNPELDRLCQAGQQTLRAALGAVRSGRPLRSIGRAAQRCAASQGYEVLRDLHGHGVGRSLHEEPANISSHFDRRDRRRQKDGWVLAIEPFVSTGARHVVQRPDGWTLATEDGGLAVQYEHTVVVTRRGALVVTAAEPFLLAEA, encoded by the coding sequence GTGACCATCGAGTCGGAGGGACAGTACGAGGGCCTGGCGGCGGCGGGGAGAGCGGCAGCGGACGTGCTGGCAACGCTCCTGGAGGCCGCCCAGCCGGGAGTGCCGACCCGCGAGCTGGATCGCCTCGGGGAGCTCCGGATGAGGAGCCATGGAGCCCGGTCGGCACCGCGCCTGGGGGCCGGATTCCCGGCCGCGACCTGCATCAGCGTGAACTCCGAGGTCGCCCACGGAGTCCCCAATCATCGCCGGCTGCGCTCCGGTGACCTGGTCAATATCGACGTCAGCGTCGAGCTCGATGGCTTCTGGGCCGACAATGGCGCCTCGAAGGTGATCGGCCGATCCAACCCCGAGCTCGATCGTCTTTGCCAAGCCGGTCAGCAGACCCTACGCGCCGCCCTCGGGGCCGTCCGCAGCGGCCGCCCCCTGCGCAGCATCGGTCGAGCCGCCCAACGCTGTGCCGCATCCCAGGGCTACGAAGTCCTGCGCGACCTTCACGGCCACGGTGTGGGACGCTCCCTCCACGAGGAACCCGCCAACATCAGCTCCCACTTCGACCGCCGGGACCGGCGACGGCAGAAGGATGGCTGGGTGCTCGCCATCGAGCCCTTCGTCTCCACCGGCGCCCGGCACGTGGTTCAGCGCCCCGACGGCTGGACCCTCGCCACCGAGGACGGCGGTTTGGCGGTGCAGTACGAGCACACCGTCGTCGTGACCCGCCGCGGCGCGCTGGTGGTGACCGCCGCAGAGCCCTTCCTGCTCGCCGAAGCCTGA
- a CDS encoding ester cyclase, which translates to MARPHRASFPRNLTTFFAVLALLALAPFALAQEGDPEYGGVIPTPYQPGEASSQAYSKIWSTGKVWVLSTFAAKDFKHHNGDGSVGGVDALSGLVQEWREAYPDFWMEIDETIVQDDKVAFRWSATGTPKDGGEKRTMTGMALLRESNGQITESWFYADTGL; encoded by the coding sequence ATGGCACGACCGCATCGCGCTTCCTTTCCGCGAAATCTCACGACCTTCTTCGCCGTCCTCGCGCTGTTGGCCCTCGCGCCCTTCGCCCTGGCTCAGGAAGGGGACCCCGAGTACGGTGGCGTCATTCCGACGCCGTATCAGCCGGGCGAGGCGAGCTCCCAGGCTTACTCCAAGATCTGGAGCACCGGCAAGGTGTGGGTGTTGAGCACTTTCGCCGCCAAAGACTTCAAGCACCACAATGGCGATGGCTCGGTGGGCGGCGTCGACGCCCTTTCGGGCCTGGTCCAGGAGTGGCGGGAGGCCTATCCGGACTTCTGGATGGAGATCGACGAGACCATCGTGCAAGACGACAAGGTGGCCTTCCGTTGGAGTGCGACGGGTACCCCGAAGGATGGTGGTGAAAAGCGCACCATGACCGGCATGGCGCTGCTGCGCGAGAGCAACGGTCAGATCACCGAGAGCTGGTTTTACGCCGACACGGGCCTCTAG